One Micromonospora craniellae genomic region harbors:
- a CDS encoding cysteine hydrolase family protein → MADYREIYRRTDDGGVQLGASADRWYLYEDHVHLAPHHTEGQLVRFDAELLPFVDNLNRGALAVVDMQNDFCAPGGWTDRSGLDYEACRAAIPGVQRAIDAARRHGMFVIWIYWHNRPDLRNLGAPTLHSFKHRLDQVGIGEELDNGAVLTAGSWGAEMVDELTGYMADDDIHVEKVRMSGFYGTHLDQVLRTQGIQTLYVCGVNADQCVSTTLEDAYFRDYNPVLIADATATSSPAYCKDAVLFNTKQCWGFVTTTEAFANPQPYPTKGRT, encoded by the coding sequence ACCGGGAGATCTACCGCAGGACCGACGACGGCGGGGTGCAGTTGGGCGCCAGTGCCGACCGTTGGTACCTCTACGAGGACCACGTCCATCTGGCGCCGCACCACACGGAGGGACAGCTTGTCCGGTTCGACGCCGAGCTGCTGCCGTTCGTCGACAATCTGAACCGGGGCGCGCTGGCTGTCGTGGACATGCAGAACGACTTCTGCGCGCCGGGTGGCTGGACCGATCGCTCCGGGCTCGACTACGAAGCATGCCGAGCTGCCATCCCGGGCGTCCAGCGGGCGATCGACGCCGCGCGGCGACACGGCATGTTCGTCATCTGGATCTACTGGCACAACCGTCCAGACCTCCGCAACCTCGGTGCGCCGACGCTGCACTCCTTCAAGCACCGCCTCGACCAGGTGGGTATCGGCGAGGAACTGGACAACGGCGCGGTGCTCACCGCCGGATCCTGGGGCGCGGAGATGGTCGACGAGCTGACGGGCTACATGGCTGACGACGACATCCACGTGGAGAAGGTGCGGATGAGTGGCTTCTACGGCACGCATCTGGACCAGGTTCTGCGTACCCAGGGCATCCAGACCCTCTACGTCTGCGGGGTCAACGCCGACCAGTGCGTCAGCACCACCCTGGAGGACGCCTACTTCCGCGACTACAACCCGGTGCTCATCGCCGACGCCACCGCCACCTCCAGTCCCGCTTACTGCAAGGACGCGGTGCTGTTCAACACCAAGCAGTGCTGGGGATTCGTCACCACCACCGAGGCCTTCGCCAACCCGCAGCCGTATCCGACGAAGGGGAGGACATGA
- the ggt gene encoding gamma-glutamyltransferase: MTAAHGPRTGRPPTRADRGMVSSPHYLATGAGLAALRAGGSAVDATIAVNALLCVAYPHMAGLGGDGFWLLADPDATVHGLNASGPAARAATRDYYGERGHTDVVPSRGALSALTVPGAVDGWRLAHERYGRLPWADLFDDAIHYARHGVPVARSLADWLVEDLDLLNAESSTARLFAPEGRARREGERIAQPELARSLELIAAQGARAGFYEGDLGRRFCAGIAAQGSPLHPDDLAAYHAHWEEPIATDYRGHTVYEMPSNTQGFAVLQILNVIEGYDVTGWGDGTPDYYHHLAEAVKLAFADRDEWLTDRHWVDIPVSELLDKAYAARRRELIRPDRAMVMAEVEPGIRFGPQARRRAPLGDTCAFSVVDDRGLVVSAIQSIYHDFGAGLVSGDTGIIPQNRGSFFSLDEGHPNRMEPGKRTFHTLIPGLVCVDGRPWLAFGSMGGEGQPQSQAALLTCLIDFGYDVQQAIEAPRWLMGRAWGTTAQDMSLEGRISDEVVRELQRRGQPVRMLPNWDDNMGHAQAIRIDFERGLLEAGADPRGDGAAIGY, translated from the coding sequence ATGACCGCAGCGCACGGACCCCGTACCGGCCGACCGCCCACGCGCGCCGACCGAGGCATGGTCTCCTCGCCGCACTACCTGGCCACCGGCGCCGGCCTTGCCGCGCTGCGTGCCGGAGGTAGCGCGGTGGACGCCACGATCGCGGTCAACGCGCTGCTCTGCGTCGCGTACCCGCACATGGCGGGCCTCGGCGGCGACGGCTTCTGGCTGCTGGCCGATCCGGACGCGACGGTGCACGGGCTGAACGCCTCCGGTCCCGCGGCGCGGGCGGCCACCCGCGACTACTACGGCGAGCGGGGCCACACCGACGTGGTGCCGTCGCGGGGTGCGCTGTCGGCGCTGACCGTGCCGGGCGCGGTCGACGGCTGGCGGCTGGCCCACGAGCGGTACGGCCGGTTGCCCTGGGCGGACCTGTTCGACGATGCCATCCACTACGCGCGACACGGCGTCCCGGTGGCCCGATCCCTCGCCGACTGGCTGGTGGAGGACCTCGACCTGCTCAACGCGGAGTCCTCGACCGCGCGGTTGTTCGCGCCGGAGGGCCGGGCACGGCGTGAGGGGGAGCGGATCGCCCAGCCGGAACTGGCCCGCTCGCTGGAACTGATCGCCGCGCAGGGTGCCCGCGCAGGCTTCTACGAGGGCGACCTCGGCCGGCGTTTCTGCGCCGGAATCGCTGCGCAGGGCTCGCCGCTGCATCCGGACGACCTGGCGGCCTATCACGCCCACTGGGAGGAGCCGATCGCCACCGACTACCGTGGCCACACCGTCTACGAGATGCCATCGAACACGCAGGGCTTCGCCGTCCTACAGATCCTCAACGTGATCGAGGGCTACGACGTGACCGGCTGGGGTGACGGCACCCCGGACTACTATCACCACCTGGCCGAGGCGGTGAAGCTGGCCTTCGCCGACCGGGACGAGTGGCTCACCGACCGGCACTGGGTGGACATCCCGGTCTCCGAGTTGCTGGACAAGGCGTACGCGGCACGGCGGCGCGAGCTGATCCGGCCGGATCGGGCGATGGTCATGGCCGAGGTCGAGCCGGGAATCCGCTTCGGCCCTCAGGCGCGTCGGCGGGCGCCTCTCGGCGACACCTGCGCGTTCAGCGTCGTCGACGACCGAGGGCTGGTCGTGTCCGCCATCCAGTCGATCTACCACGATTTCGGCGCCGGGCTCGTCTCCGGTGACACCGGGATCATCCCGCAGAACCGGGGTTCCTTCTTCTCGCTCGACGAGGGACACCCCAACCGGATGGAGCCGGGGAAGCGTACCTTCCACACCCTGATCCCGGGGCTGGTCTGCGTCGACGGTCGTCCGTGGCTGGCCTTCGGTTCGATGGGGGGCGAGGGGCAGCCGCAGAGTCAGGCGGCGCTGCTCACCTGTTTGATCGACTTCGGGTACGACGTGCAGCAGGCGATCGAGGCACCTCGATGGTTGATGGGTCGGGCCTGGGGGACCACCGCCCAGGACATGTCCCTGGAGGGGCGCATCTCCGACGAGGTGGTGCGTGAGCTGCAACGCCGTGGTCAGCCGGTGCGGATGCTGCCGAACTGGGACGACAACATGGGCCACGCCCAGGCGATCCGGATCGACTTCGAGCGGGGCCTTCTGGAGGCAGGCGCCGATCCGCGTGGCGACGGTGCCGCCATCGGTTACTGA
- the mbhE gene encoding hydrogen gas-evolving membrane-bound hydrogenase subunit E, producing the protein MILAVVLAWQVGVAAAVPLLTRWLGRNAGYPLAVGYLVAAGLLLTRLPTILDDRYVALGWQWLPGLGVDAALRMDALGMVFALLALGVGALIMAYCPRYLSVDDDGQERVYVTMTLFAAAMLGLVLADDLLVLFVFWELTSILSFVLIGQGGRPAATGPAVQALLVTVAGGLALLTAIVLLAVHVGTTSLATLVAEPERLSGGPGWAAGALIVFAAFTKSAQLPFHFWLPGAMVAITPVSAYLHAATMVKAGIYLLMRFSAVFGGTSAWDLTLMSVGLLTAIVGALLALRQYDLKALLAYSTVSQLGLLVGVIGVSTPAADAAAILYTVAHALFKATLFMLVGIIDHQAGSRDVRELSGLHRVMPVTVWLTALAAMSMAGLPPTIGFVGKEAIFESLGETRGVGWVAAGFGVLASVLTFAYAARLVHGMIEGPTRQRRLREPSWAFLAPAALAAVTATVLGPAVAVLSPLVERAADAARPEGTPPYLAFWHGFTPALGLSAATVLLGTLMFVGRVRVDRLLRAVPTTPPFAELAERGRQRLLKAGAVVARPAHAAGPAPYLVRPLLAVVVLAACAAVLPGVAPLPHVDQARPGDWLLVGLLVTTLAGLLAARSALAAIGLTGVVGLLLSAWFLTVGAPDVALTLMLVEVLTAVVVMLALRQQPDRLAPVGRRWSVTAAAALAVATGVAAAAGTAALTGRGEPSGPGRWYLDRAEELTGGANVVNTILVDFRALDTLGEAVVLAVVALGLVRLGGDRRVRPDAADPAEDDVVLVLAYRVLAPVMLVVSALLFLRGHEATGGGFIGALLAGTAVGLGQLAHPGGAPLLGRLPAVPLVAAGLLIAVGAGAAPLAVGEPLLTPLGLSTPDPLPTLSTALLFDLGVYLMVLALVVAAVRRLGLPSAAPPSAAPTARVTR; encoded by the coding sequence GTGATCCTCGCCGTCGTACTTGCCTGGCAGGTCGGCGTGGCCGCTGCTGTCCCGCTGCTGACCCGGTGGCTCGGCCGCAACGCCGGCTATCCACTGGCCGTCGGCTATCTGGTCGCGGCCGGCCTGCTGCTCACCCGGTTGCCGACGATCCTGGACGACCGGTACGTCGCCCTCGGCTGGCAGTGGCTGCCCGGGCTCGGAGTCGACGCCGCGTTGCGGATGGACGCGCTCGGCATGGTCTTCGCGCTGCTGGCGCTCGGCGTCGGCGCGCTGATCATGGCCTACTGCCCCCGCTACCTGAGCGTCGACGACGACGGGCAGGAGCGGGTGTACGTCACCATGACCCTCTTCGCCGCCGCGATGCTGGGCCTGGTGCTCGCCGACGACCTGCTGGTCCTCTTCGTCTTCTGGGAGCTGACCTCCATCCTCTCGTTCGTCCTGATCGGACAGGGCGGACGCCCGGCCGCCACCGGGCCGGCCGTGCAGGCGCTCCTGGTCACGGTGGCCGGCGGGCTCGCCCTGCTGACCGCGATCGTGCTGCTGGCGGTGCACGTCGGCACCACCAGCCTGGCCACGCTCGTCGCCGAGCCGGAGCGGCTGAGCGGCGGACCCGGCTGGGCGGCCGGGGCGCTGATCGTGTTCGCCGCGTTCACCAAGTCGGCCCAGCTGCCGTTCCACTTCTGGCTGCCCGGCGCGATGGTGGCGATCACCCCGGTGAGCGCGTACCTGCACGCGGCGACGATGGTCAAGGCCGGCATCTACCTGCTGATGCGGTTCTCCGCCGTGTTCGGCGGCACGTCGGCGTGGGACCTCACGCTGATGTCGGTCGGGCTGCTCACCGCGATCGTCGGCGCGCTGCTGGCCCTGCGCCAGTACGACCTCAAGGCGCTGTTGGCGTACTCCACCGTCAGCCAGCTCGGCCTACTGGTCGGAGTGATCGGTGTCAGCACCCCGGCGGCCGACGCGGCGGCGATCCTCTACACCGTCGCGCACGCGCTGTTCAAGGCGACACTGTTCATGCTGGTCGGCATCATCGACCACCAGGCGGGCAGTCGGGACGTGCGGGAGCTGTCCGGTCTGCACCGGGTGATGCCGGTGACGGTCTGGCTCACCGCGCTGGCCGCGATGTCGATGGCCGGGCTGCCGCCCACCATCGGATTCGTCGGCAAGGAGGCGATCTTCGAGTCCCTCGGCGAGACGCGCGGCGTCGGCTGGGTGGCCGCCGGATTCGGGGTGCTCGCCTCGGTGCTCACCTTCGCGTACGCGGCCCGCCTGGTGCACGGGATGATCGAGGGGCCGACCCGGCAGCGCCGGCTGCGCGAGCCGTCCTGGGCGTTCCTCGCCCCGGCCGCGCTCGCCGCGGTGACGGCGACCGTCCTCGGGCCGGCGGTGGCGGTGCTGAGTCCACTGGTGGAACGCGCCGCCGACGCGGCCCGCCCGGAGGGCACACCGCCGTACCTGGCGTTCTGGCACGGCTTCACGCCGGCGCTGGGCCTCAGCGCCGCCACCGTGCTGCTGGGCACGCTGATGTTCGTCGGCCGGGTCCGGGTGGACCGGCTGCTGCGGGCCGTACCCACCACACCACCCTTCGCCGAGTTGGCCGAACGCGGCCGGCAACGGCTGCTCAAGGCCGGCGCCGTGGTGGCCCGACCAGCACACGCCGCCGGGCCGGCGCCCTACCTGGTCCGGCCGCTGCTGGCCGTGGTGGTGCTGGCGGCGTGCGCCGCGGTGCTGCCCGGCGTCGCGCCCCTGCCGCACGTCGACCAGGCCCGTCCTGGCGACTGGCTGCTGGTCGGCCTGCTCGTCACGACACTCGCCGGCCTGCTGGCGGCGCGCTCCGCGCTGGCCGCCATCGGGCTGACCGGGGTGGTGGGGCTGCTGCTGTCGGCCTGGTTCCTGACCGTCGGCGCGCCGGACGTGGCGCTGACCCTGATGCTGGTCGAGGTGCTCACCGCGGTCGTCGTGATGCTGGCCCTGCGCCAGCAGCCGGACCGGCTGGCCCCGGTCGGGCGGCGCTGGTCGGTGACCGCCGCCGCCGCGCTCGCGGTGGCGACCGGTGTCGCCGCGGCGGCCGGCACCGCCGCGCTGACCGGCCGGGGCGAACCGTCCGGCCCGGGACGGTGGTACCTCGACCGGGCGGAGGAGCTGACCGGCGGCGCTAACGTGGTCAACACCATCCTGGTCGACTTCCGCGCCCTGGACACCCTGGGCGAGGCGGTGGTGCTCGCGGTGGTGGCCCTCGGGCTGGTCCGGCTCGGCGGCGACCGCCGGGTCCGTCCCGACGCCGCCGACCCGGCCGAGGACGACGTGGTCCTCGTGCTCGCCTACCGGGTGCTGGCACCGGTGATGCTGGTCGTCTCGGCGCTGTTGTTCCTACGCGGGCACGAGGCCACCGGCGGCGGATTCATCGGCGCGTTGCTGGCCGGTACGGCGGTCGGGCTCGGGCAGCTGGCCCACCCCGGTGGAGCGCCCCTGCTGGGCCGGTTGCCGGCGGTGCCGCTGGTGGCCGCCGGGTTGCTGATCGCCGTCGGCGCCGGGGCGGCCCCGCTGGCCGTCGGCGAACCCCTGCTCACTCCGCTCGGCCTGAGCACGCCCGACCCGCTGCCGACGCTCTCCACCGCGCTGCTGTTCGACCTCGGCGTCTACCTGATGGTCCTGGCACTGGTGGTGGCCGCCGTGCGGCGGCTCGGCCTGCCCTCCGCCGCCCCGCCCTCCGCGGCCCCGACCGCCCGGGTCACCCGATGA
- a CDS encoding proton-conducting transporter transmembrane domain-containing protein: protein MTLLLLFPVAGPLLVAGGLLALPGRLRTHRVAALVTTVAVLAAGVALLVTTTVAGDIPVLRVGGWPPPVAISLAADAFGALLVTVSAVVVLCCLVSAVGSGDDRRPYFLPLVLVLSAGAYGAFLTTDLFNLFVLIEVMLVPSYVLLSLTGGIGRGGAGRVYVSTNLLGSTLLLGGVALVYGITGAVGLGDLAGAARDEPAVAVAGGLVLLALGVKSALVPVHDWLPRTYPVASPVVVAIFSGLLTKVGLYAVIRIYAVVYGGDSAYHWLLGAVALLSMVVGVLGAVGEGSMRRILVFHMVSQIGYVLLGVALFTAASLAAAVYYLAQYVLVKAALLLCAAAVRVGGGTDRLDGTGGLAVQRPALALAFAGAALSLAGLPPFSGFLAKFLLLRAAAEVDAWWAMTVAVLVSLVTLLSMLKIWSALFTGEPATDTVTGRIGRSLVVPPLALAVLSLVAGLAAQPLLAVADTAADGLRDPAGYVRAVTGR, encoded by the coding sequence GTGACCCTGCTGCTCCTGTTCCCGGTCGCCGGGCCCCTACTGGTGGCCGGTGGGCTGCTCGCCCTGCCGGGTCGGCTCCGGACCCACCGGGTCGCCGCACTGGTGACCACCGTCGCCGTGCTGGCGGCGGGCGTGGCGCTGCTGGTGACCACCACCGTCGCCGGGGACATCCCGGTGCTGCGGGTCGGCGGCTGGCCGCCGCCGGTGGCCATCAGCCTCGCCGCCGACGCGTTCGGCGCCCTGCTGGTCACCGTGTCGGCGGTGGTGGTGCTCTGCTGTCTGGTGTCGGCCGTCGGCTCCGGCGACGACCGCCGCCCGTACTTCCTGCCGCTGGTGCTGGTGCTCTCGGCCGGGGCGTACGGCGCGTTCCTCACCACCGACCTGTTCAACCTGTTCGTGCTGATCGAGGTCATGCTGGTGCCCTCGTACGTGCTGTTGAGCCTCACCGGAGGCATCGGGCGCGGCGGCGCGGGCCGGGTGTACGTGTCGACGAACCTGCTCGGCTCCACCCTGCTGCTGGGCGGGGTGGCGCTGGTCTACGGCATCACCGGAGCGGTCGGACTGGGGGACCTCGCCGGGGCGGCCCGCGACGAGCCGGCTGTGGCGGTGGCCGGCGGCCTGGTGCTGCTCGCCCTGGGCGTCAAGAGCGCGCTGGTCCCGGTGCACGACTGGCTGCCCCGCACCTATCCGGTGGCCTCGCCGGTGGTGGTGGCGATCTTCTCCGGCCTGCTGACCAAGGTGGGTCTCTACGCGGTCATCCGGATCTACGCGGTGGTGTACGGCGGCGACTCGGCGTACCACTGGCTGCTCGGCGCGGTGGCGCTGCTGTCGATGGTGGTCGGCGTGCTCGGCGCGGTCGGCGAGGGTTCGATGCGCCGGATCCTCGTCTTCCACATGGTCAGCCAGATCGGCTACGTGCTGCTCGGCGTGGCGCTGTTCACCGCCGCGAGCCTGGCCGCGGCGGTGTACTACCTGGCCCAGTACGTGCTGGTGAAGGCGGCGCTGCTGCTCTGCGCGGCGGCGGTACGCGTCGGCGGGGGCACCGACCGGCTGGACGGTACCGGTGGCCTCGCCGTGCAGCGCCCCGCGTTGGCCCTGGCCTTCGCCGGTGCGGCGCTGTCGCTGGCCGGCCTGCCGCCGTTCTCCGGCTTCCTGGCGAAGTTCCTGCTGCTGCGGGCCGCCGCCGAGGTCGACGCGTGGTGGGCGATGACGGTGGCGGTGCTGGTCAGCCTGGTCACCCTGCTCTCCATGCTGAAGATCTGGAGCGCGTTGTTCACCGGTGAGCCGGCCACCGACACGGTCACCGGCCGGATCGGGCGGTCGCTGGTCGTCCCGCCGCTGGCCTTGGCCGTGCTCTCGCTGGTCGCGGGGCTGGCCGCGCAGCCGCTGCTGGCGGTGGCGGACACGGCGGCGGACGGCCTGCGCGACCCGGCCGGCTACGTGCGGGCGGTGACCGGGCGATGA
- a CDS encoding Na+/H+ antiporter subunit E — protein MSATPELARRTVVRLGRILRFTGYFAVRLVQANLAVAWEILTPGSRLEPAVVRVPLRAGTDVEVAAVALAVSLTPGTLTLAIRREPATLWVHGVYAADPVAFRREVTELEWRVLAAIRPATHPVGGGRPDDDGSSDDGGPSENDPPETWRWR, from the coding sequence ATGAGCGCGACACCGGAGCTGGCCCGCCGGACGGTGGTACGCCTGGGCCGGATCCTGCGGTTCACCGGCTACTTCGCGGTCCGGCTGGTGCAGGCGAACCTGGCCGTGGCGTGGGAGATCCTCACCCCGGGGTCGCGACTGGAACCGGCGGTGGTGCGGGTGCCGCTGCGGGCCGGCACCGACGTCGAGGTCGCCGCGGTGGCCCTGGCGGTCAGCCTGACCCCGGGCACGCTGACCCTGGCGATCCGGCGGGAGCCAGCGACCCTCTGGGTGCACGGCGTGTACGCGGCCGACCCGGTCGCGTTCCGCCGCGAGGTCACCGAACTGGAGTGGCGGGTGCTCGCCGCGATCCGCCCGGCCACGCACCCGGTCGGCGGCGGCCGACCCGACGACGACGGCTCCTCCGACGACGGTGGTCCGTCCGAGAACGACCCGCCCGAGACGTGGAGATGGCGATGA
- a CDS encoding monovalent cation/H+ antiporter complex subunit F gives MILLDVVLVVLACAMAVVIGRLVRGPTDADRAAALDLGFFVFLAALAVLAARLDAPDLLDLVLTGTLVSFLATVAMARLVHRGRR, from the coding sequence ATGATCCTGCTGGACGTGGTGCTGGTGGTGCTGGCGTGCGCGATGGCGGTGGTGATCGGCCGGCTGGTGCGTGGCCCGACCGACGCCGACCGGGCCGCCGCGCTGGACCTGGGCTTCTTCGTCTTCCTGGCCGCCCTGGCGGTGCTCGCCGCCCGGCTGGACGCGCCGGACCTGCTGGACCTGGTGCTCACCGGGACGCTGGTGAGTTTCCTGGCCACGGTGGCGATGGCCCGACTGGTGCACCGGGGGCGGCGATGA
- the mnhG gene encoding monovalent cation/H(+) antiporter subunit G codes for MIRTALALALLLLGTALISISAVGLVRLPDVYHRMNAVAKAASLGLSCVLLGVLLLIPSVRTAVVVLVAVGLQLFTAPVGGYALARAAYRAGAPLAPITRYDELDGRVVDGRPDTG; via the coding sequence ATGATCCGCACGGCCCTGGCCTTGGCGCTGCTGCTGCTCGGCACCGCGCTGATCTCGATCAGCGCGGTGGGCCTGGTCCGCCTGCCCGACGTCTACCACCGGATGAACGCGGTGGCGAAGGCGGCCAGCCTCGGACTCAGTTGCGTCCTGCTCGGCGTGCTGCTGCTGATCCCGAGCGTGCGTACCGCCGTGGTGGTGCTGGTGGCGGTCGGCCTGCAACTGTTCACCGCCCCGGTGGGTGGCTACGCGCTGGCCCGCGCGGCGTACCGGGCCGGTGCGCCGCTGGCCCCGATCACCCGCTACGACGAGCTCGACGGCCGGGTGGTCGACGGCCGCCCCGACACCGGCTGA
- the leuS gene encoding leucine--tRNA ligase has protein sequence MTEAAANDTPPFRYTAAMADEIERRWQDFWEREGSFHAPNPSGPLADPAHPRSGAEKLYVLDMFPYPSGAGLHVGHPLGYIGTDCFARYQRMAGRNVLHAMGFDAFGLPAEQYAVQTGTHPRTTTEANIGRYREQLRRLGLAHDQRRSVATIDTDFYRWTQWIFLQIFNSWYDRDAGRARPISELITEFDAGIRTTPDGRPWTELSPAERRGTVDDHRLAYVSQAPVNWCPGLGTVLANEEVTADGRSERGNFPVFKRNLKQWMMRITAYGDRLLDDLDTLDWPEPIKLMQRNWIGRSTGAHIDFPTSTAPIRVFTTRPDTVFGATYMVLAPEHELVDALVPAAWPEGTRDAWTGGHASPRAAVEAYRKSAAAKTDVERQADTKEKTGVFIGAYATNPVTGGQIPIFIADYVLAGYGTGAIMAVPAQDERDWDFAEVFELPIVRTVQPPEGFDGTAYTGEGPAINSAAPERGLDLDGLGVADAKARIIAWLEADGAGQGAVTYRLRDWLFSRQRYWGEPFPIVYDADGAAIALPEEMLPVELPEVDDFSPRTFDADDADSDPETPLSRRRDWVEVELDLGDGPKRYTRETNVMPQWAGSCWYELRYVDPTNGHRFVDADNERYWMGPRGEGDCGGVDLYVGGAEHAVLHLLYARFWHKVLFDLGHVSSFEPFRKLFNQGYIQAYAYTDARGAYVPAEEVAERDGGWFLGDVQVNREYGKMGKSLKNIVTPDEMCAAYGADTFRVYEMSMGPLEVSRPWETRAVVGSYRFLQRVWRAIVDEQTGESRVTDAPADEQTRRLLHRVIDGVRGDMEDIRFNTAIAKLIELTNALTKLATTPREVAEPLVLMVAPLAPHIAEELWRRLGHQTSLTYADFPVADPALLVAETVTYPVQVNGKVRGRVEVPADAAEDDVRSAALAAVSAALAGREPRKVIVIAGRMVSVVA, from the coding sequence ATGACCGAGGCAGCCGCCAACGACACCCCACCGTTCCGCTACACCGCGGCCATGGCCGACGAGATCGAGCGCCGCTGGCAGGACTTCTGGGAACGTGAGGGCAGCTTCCACGCGCCGAACCCGTCCGGTCCGCTGGCCGACCCGGCCCACCCGCGCTCCGGCGCGGAGAAGCTGTACGTGCTGGACATGTTCCCGTACCCGTCCGGCGCGGGGCTGCACGTCGGGCACCCGCTGGGCTACATCGGCACCGACTGCTTCGCCCGCTACCAGCGGATGGCCGGTCGCAACGTGCTGCACGCGATGGGCTTCGACGCGTTCGGCCTGCCCGCCGAGCAGTACGCGGTGCAGACCGGCACCCACCCCCGGACGACCACCGAGGCCAACATCGGGCGGTACCGGGAGCAGCTGCGGCGACTGGGTCTGGCCCACGACCAGCGGCGCTCGGTGGCCACCATCGACACCGACTTCTACCGCTGGACACAGTGGATCTTCCTGCAGATCTTCAACTCCTGGTACGACCGGGACGCCGGTCGGGCCCGCCCGATCAGCGAGCTGATCACCGAGTTCGACGCCGGCATCCGGACTACTCCGGACGGCCGCCCGTGGACCGAGCTGTCGCCCGCCGAGCGTCGTGGGACCGTCGACGACCACCGCCTGGCGTACGTGTCGCAGGCGCCGGTGAACTGGTGCCCCGGGCTGGGCACGGTGCTGGCCAACGAGGAGGTCACCGCCGACGGCCGCTCCGAGCGGGGCAACTTCCCGGTCTTCAAGCGCAACCTGAAGCAGTGGATGATGCGGATCACCGCGTACGGTGACCGGCTGCTGGACGACCTGGACACGCTGGACTGGCCCGAGCCGATCAAGCTGATGCAGCGCAACTGGATCGGCCGGTCCACCGGTGCGCACATCGACTTCCCGACCTCCACCGCGCCGATCCGGGTGTTCACGACCCGTCCGGACACCGTCTTCGGGGCGACCTACATGGTGCTGGCCCCCGAGCACGAACTGGTCGACGCGCTGGTGCCGGCGGCCTGGCCGGAGGGGACCCGGGACGCATGGACCGGCGGGCACGCCAGCCCCCGGGCCGCCGTCGAGGCGTACCGCAAGTCGGCCGCGGCCAAGACCGACGTCGAGCGGCAGGCCGACACCAAGGAGAAGACCGGCGTCTTCATCGGCGCGTACGCCACCAACCCGGTCACCGGCGGGCAGATCCCGATCTTCATTGCCGACTACGTGCTGGCCGGCTACGGCACCGGCGCGATCATGGCGGTACCCGCGCAGGACGAGCGGGACTGGGACTTCGCCGAGGTATTCGAGCTGCCGATCGTGCGTACCGTGCAGCCGCCGGAGGGCTTCGACGGCACGGCGTACACCGGGGAGGGGCCGGCGATCAACAGCGCCGCGCCTGAGCGCGGCCTGGACCTGGACGGGCTGGGGGTCGCCGACGCCAAGGCCCGGATCATCGCCTGGCTGGAGGCCGACGGCGCCGGTCAGGGCGCGGTGACCTACCGGCTGCGGGACTGGCTGTTCAGCCGGCAGCGGTACTGGGGCGAGCCGTTCCCGATCGTCTACGACGCCGACGGCGCCGCCATCGCGCTGCCCGAGGAGATGCTGCCGGTCGAACTGCCCGAGGTGGACGACTTCTCGCCGCGCACCTTCGACGCCGACGACGCCGACAGCGACCCGGAGACGCCGCTGTCGCGCCGCCGCGACTGGGTCGAGGTCGAGCTGGACCTGGGTGACGGGCCGAAGCGGTACACCCGGGAGACCAACGTGATGCCGCAGTGGGCCGGCTCCTGCTGGTACGAGCTGCGCTATGTGGACCCGACCAACGGCCACCGGTTCGTTGACGCGGACAACGAGCGGTACTGGATGGGTCCGCGTGGCGAGGGCGACTGCGGCGGCGTCGACCTGTACGTCGGCGGCGCCGAACACGCCGTGCTGCACCTGCTGTACGCCCGGTTCTGGCACAAGGTGCTGTTCGATCTGGGTCACGTGTCGTCGTTCGAGCCGTTCCGCAAGCTGTTCAACCAGGGCTACATCCAGGCGTACGCGTACACCGACGCCCGGGGCGCGTACGTGCCGGCCGAGGAGGTCGCCGAACGCGACGGCGGCTGGTTCCTGGGCGACGTCCAGGTCAACCGCGAGTACGGCAAGATGGGCAAGTCCCTGAAGAACATCGTCACCCCGGACGAGATGTGTGCCGCGTACGGCGCCGACACGTTCCGGGTCTACGAGATGTCGATGGGGCCGCTGGAGGTGTCCCGCCCGTGGGAGACCCGGGCGGTGGTCGGCTCGTACCGGTTCCTGCAGCGGGTGTGGCGGGCGATCGTCGACGAGCAGACCGGCGAGTCGCGGGTCACCGACGCACCGGCCGACGAACAGACCCGGCGGCTGCTGCACCGGGTGATCGACGGCGTCCGGGGCGACATGGAGGACATCCGGTTCAACACCGCGATCGCCAAGCTGATCGAGCTGACCAACGCGCTGACCAAGCTGGCGACGACCCCGCGCGAGGTCGCCGAACCGCTGGTGCTGATGGTGGCGCCGCTGGCCCCGCACATCGCCGAGGAACTGTGGCGGCGGCTGGGCCACCAGACCTCGCTGACGTACGCGGACTTCCCGGTCGCCGACCCGGCGCTGCTGGTCGCCGAGACCGTGACGTACCCGGTGCAGGTCAACGGCAAGGTTCGGGGCCGGGTCGAGGTGCCGGCCGACGCCGCCGAGGACGACGTCCGGTCCGCCGCGCTGGCTGCGGTGTCCGCCGCACTGGCCGGCAGGGAGCCGCGCAAGGTGATCGTGATCGCCGGCCGGATGGTGTCCGTCGTCGCCTGA